In the Burkholderia cenocepacia genome, one interval contains:
- a CDS encoding c-type cytochrome, translating into MKRTMNHHNAARPVSPLRRALAIGTAWAAFGLAGGAAFAQPASTPAAASGAAAAPVAQSADAALVKRGEYLARAGDCIACHTAIGGKPFAGGLKFDTPIGGIYSTNITPDPKTGLGGWTYEDFTRAVREGVRKNGDTMYPAMPFPSYARLSDDDMKALYAYFMHGVAPVEHENRKVDIVWPLSMRWPLGIWRKMFAPSPKPFDAASYTDPVIARGAYLVQGLGHCGACHTPRAPTMQERGLTDADGLDFLAGGAAIDGWVPTSLRGEPRTGLGTWSETEIVQFLKTGRTLRTAAFGGMTDVVGHSMQHMTDDDLNAIARYLKTLPPRVQGEQPHVYDAAAAKALQTGDASKPGAAVYRDNCMACHRSDGHGYTRVFPALAGNPVVQGDDPTSLIHVVLEGSALQGTRTAPSTFTMPPFGWRLSDQEVADVSNFVRTSWGNTGAPVTAAQVAKVRKSVPSTRPEPPPGARFPQASR; encoded by the coding sequence ATGAAGAGGACGATGAACCACCACAACGCCGCGCGTCCGGTGTCCCCGCTGCGGCGCGCGCTGGCGATCGGCACGGCATGGGCGGCATTCGGTCTGGCGGGCGGCGCCGCATTCGCGCAGCCGGCGTCCACGCCGGCCGCGGCTTCGGGCGCGGCGGCTGCGCCCGTCGCCCAGTCCGCCGACGCGGCGCTCGTCAAGCGCGGCGAGTACCTCGCCCGCGCAGGCGACTGCATCGCCTGCCACACCGCGATCGGCGGCAAGCCGTTCGCGGGCGGCCTGAAGTTCGACACGCCGATCGGCGGCATCTACTCGACGAACATCACGCCGGACCCGAAGACGGGCCTCGGCGGCTGGACTTACGAGGACTTCACCCGCGCGGTGCGCGAAGGCGTGCGCAAGAACGGCGACACGATGTATCCGGCGATGCCGTTCCCGTCGTACGCGCGCCTGAGCGACGACGACATGAAGGCGCTGTACGCGTACTTCATGCACGGCGTCGCGCCGGTCGAGCACGAGAACCGCAAGGTGGACATCGTGTGGCCGCTGTCGATGCGCTGGCCGCTCGGCATCTGGCGCAAGATGTTCGCGCCGTCGCCGAAGCCGTTCGACGCGGCGTCGTACACCGACCCGGTGATCGCGCGCGGCGCGTATCTGGTGCAGGGGCTCGGCCACTGCGGCGCGTGCCATACACCGCGCGCGCCGACGATGCAGGAGCGCGGGCTGACCGACGCGGACGGCCTAGACTTCCTGGCCGGCGGCGCGGCGATCGACGGCTGGGTGCCGACGAGCCTGCGCGGCGAGCCGCGCACGGGCCTCGGCACGTGGAGCGAAACCGAGATCGTGCAGTTCCTGAAAACCGGCCGCACGCTGCGCACGGCCGCGTTCGGCGGGATGACGGACGTGGTCGGCCACAGCATGCAGCACATGACCGACGACGACCTGAACGCGATCGCGCGCTACCTGAAGACGTTGCCGCCGCGCGTGCAGGGCGAGCAGCCGCACGTGTACGACGCGGCCGCGGCGAAGGCGCTGCAGACCGGCGACGCGAGCAAGCCGGGCGCGGCCGTCTATCGCGACAACTGCATGGCCTGCCACCGCAGCGACGGCCACGGCTACACGCGCGTGTTCCCGGCGCTCGCCGGCAACCCGGTCGTGCAGGGCGACGATCCGACCTCGCTGATCCACGTCGTGCTCGAAGGCAGCGCGCTGCAGGGCACGCGCACCGCGCCGTCGACCTTCACGATGCCGCCGTTCGGCTGGCGCCTGTCGGACCAGGAAGTCGCGGACGTGTCGAACTTCGTGCGCACGAGCTGGGGCAACACGGGCGCGCCGGTGACGGCCGCGCAGGTCGCGAAGGTGCGCAAGAGCGTGCCGTCGACGCGGCCCGAGCCGCCGCCGGGCGCGCGCTTTCCGCAAGCGTCGCGTTGA
- a CDS encoding cation:proton antiporter has product MPHDVSLIALLAAGFGLAMIFGYLASLLKMPPLVGYLLAGIVIGPGTPGFVGDLSLAQQLAEVGVMLLMFGVGLHFSLGDLLAVRKIALPGAVVQITVATLLGGGLALTWGWSLGAALVFGLALSVASTVVLLRALEGRGLVETVNGRIAVGWLVVEDLVMVLVLVLLPPVAGLLGGTPPGDAHAAGGSVWGTLGVTMLKVAAFIALMLVVGKRVFPRILWLVARTGSRELFTLCMIAAAVGIAFGAAKLFDVSFALGAFFAGMMMRESEFSRRAADETLPLRDAFSVLFFISVGMLFDPKVLLDEPLHVIEVAAIVLIGKTVAAVALVIAFRYPLNTALTVGAGLAQIGEFSFILAGLGRALGLLSAEGQSLILAVALISIAMNTLLFAMIDPALAWIRKHSAFARKLEARDDPLAALPMSTPQTHLTGQVVIVGYGKVGTRIAHALDERGIAYVVVEQNRELVEKLRTDGIAAVSGDAIEPIVLVQAHIARAGMLVVTLPDVFDVRQIVEISRTLNPALEVVLCTNSGDEAALLSSEGIGTVFMGETELARGMTEHVLGRMAKPVAAAH; this is encoded by the coding sequence ATGCCTCATGACGTCAGCCTGATTGCGTTGCTCGCGGCCGGTTTCGGTCTCGCGATGATCTTCGGTTACCTCGCGTCGCTGCTGAAAATGCCGCCGCTCGTCGGCTATCTGCTCGCCGGGATCGTGATCGGCCCCGGCACGCCCGGTTTCGTCGGCGACCTGTCGCTCGCGCAGCAGCTCGCGGAAGTCGGCGTGATGCTGCTGATGTTCGGCGTCGGCCTGCATTTCTCGCTCGGCGATCTCCTCGCGGTGCGCAAGATCGCGTTGCCGGGCGCCGTCGTCCAGATCACCGTCGCGACGCTGCTCGGCGGCGGGCTCGCGCTCACTTGGGGCTGGAGCCTCGGTGCGGCGCTCGTGTTCGGGCTGGCGCTGTCGGTCGCGAGTACCGTCGTGCTGCTGCGCGCGCTCGAAGGGCGCGGGCTCGTCGAGACGGTCAACGGACGCATCGCGGTGGGCTGGCTGGTGGTCGAGGATCTCGTGATGGTGCTCGTGCTGGTGCTGCTGCCGCCGGTGGCGGGGCTGCTCGGCGGCACGCCGCCCGGCGACGCGCATGCGGCCGGCGGCAGCGTGTGGGGCACGCTCGGCGTCACGATGCTGAAGGTCGCCGCGTTCATCGCGCTGATGCTGGTGGTCGGCAAGCGCGTGTTCCCGCGCATTCTGTGGCTCGTCGCGCGCACGGGCTCGCGCGAGCTGTTCACGCTGTGCATGATCGCGGCCGCGGTCGGCATCGCGTTCGGCGCGGCGAAGCTGTTCGACGTGTCGTTCGCGCTCGGCGCGTTCTTCGCCGGGATGATGATGCGCGAGTCGGAATTCAGCCGGCGCGCGGCCGACGAGACGCTGCCGCTGCGCGACGCGTTCTCGGTGCTGTTCTTCATCTCGGTCGGCATGCTGTTCGACCCGAAGGTGCTGCTCGACGAGCCGCTGCACGTAATCGAGGTCGCGGCGATCGTGCTGATCGGCAAGACGGTCGCGGCCGTCGCGCTCGTGATCGCGTTCCGCTATCCGCTGAACACCGCGTTGACGGTCGGCGCCGGCCTCGCGCAGATCGGCGAATTCTCGTTCATCCTCGCGGGGCTCGGCCGTGCGCTCGGGCTGCTGTCGGCCGAAGGGCAGAGCCTGATTCTCGCGGTCGCGCTGATCTCGATCGCGATGAACACGCTGCTGTTCGCGATGATCGATCCGGCGCTCGCGTGGATCCGCAAGCATTCGGCGTTCGCGCGCAAGCTCGAGGCGCGCGACGATCCGCTCGCCGCGCTGCCGATGTCGACGCCGCAGACGCACCTGACCGGGCAGGTCGTGATCGTCGGCTACGGCAAGGTCGGCACCCGGATCGCGCATGCACTGGACGAGCGCGGGATCGCATACGTCGTCGTCGAGCAGAATCGCGAGCTCGTCGAGAAGCTGCGCACGGACGGCATCGCGGCCGTGTCGGGCGACGCGATCGAGCCGATCGTGCTCGTGCAGGCGCATATCGCCCGCGCCGGGATGCTGGTCGTCACGCTGCCCGACGTGTTCGACGTGCGGCAGATCGTCGAGATCTCGCGCACGCTCAACCCGGCGCTCGAGGTCGTGCTGTGCACGAACAGCGGCGACGAGGCCGCGCTGCTGTCGAGCGAGGGTATCGGCACCGTGTTCATGGGCGAGACCGAACTCGCGCGCGGGATGACCGAGCACGTGCTCGGCCGGATGGCGAAGCCGGTCGCGGCCGCGCATTGA
- a CDS encoding peptidoglycan D,D-transpeptidase FtsI family protein, producing MSVKKKTHPADPYAAATKNPMLASRLPMWRSRLIVVVVFLAFAALIARAFWVQVANQDFYVGQGQKRYQRTIELDAMRGRIVDRNGAMLAVSLSTYEIWANPKQVADTDYPQIAKLLDLPLVEVKRRLGNDKTFVLLKRQVDADTASRLDKLAIDGITQIADSKRFYPEGESAAHVVGFTNVEDKGQEGVELAANARLQGTSGQREVIRDRLGRIVSDTRPLVPAQHGATIELTIDRRIQQLAFSQLKAAVIENNAVAGSVVVLDAQNGEILALANYPTFDPNDRARLTGQQLRNRAVIDTFEPGSTIKPLVVALSIDERKVTPNTIINTSPGTYKIGPAVIHDTSNHGSLTVSQALQKSSNVALAKLALNLPAETIWNKYQEYGIGRAPELTFPGVASGRLRGYKRWRPIEQATMAYGYGLSMSLLQIAQTYTAYAGDGTLHPVSLLKNGTDQQTIDAHRGHRVTSPQTAAAIRSMLEMAVGEGGTGRRARVDGYRIGGKTGTARKQVGASYAKGKYRALFAGMAPMSNPRLIVAVMIDEPRGKGYYGGTVAGPVFASVTSGSLQLLGVPPDAPVEPEKNAPTKAAAPQKTVAAPQAGAPATATVAQKPSAQLKTAAQSSRPAPAKMAAAG from the coding sequence ATGAGCGTGAAAAAGAAGACCCACCCTGCCGATCCATACGCGGCGGCGACCAAGAATCCGATGCTCGCGTCGCGCCTGCCGATGTGGCGCTCGAGGCTGATCGTGGTCGTCGTGTTCCTCGCGTTCGCCGCGCTGATCGCGCGCGCTTTCTGGGTGCAGGTCGCGAACCAGGATTTCTACGTCGGTCAGGGCCAGAAGCGCTACCAGCGCACGATCGAACTCGATGCGATGCGCGGGCGCATCGTCGACCGCAACGGCGCGATGCTCGCAGTCAGCCTGTCGACCTATGAAATCTGGGCGAACCCGAAACAGGTCGCCGACACCGATTACCCGCAGATCGCGAAGCTGCTCGACCTGCCGCTCGTCGAGGTGAAGCGGCGTCTCGGCAACGACAAGACGTTCGTGCTGCTCAAGCGGCAGGTCGACGCCGACACCGCGAGCCGGCTCGACAAGCTCGCGATCGACGGCATCACGCAGATCGCCGATTCGAAGCGCTTCTACCCGGAAGGCGAATCGGCCGCGCACGTGGTCGGCTTCACGAACGTCGAGGACAAGGGCCAGGAAGGCGTCGAGCTCGCGGCGAATGCGCGCCTGCAAGGCACCTCCGGCCAGCGCGAGGTGATCCGCGACCGGCTCGGCCGCATCGTGTCGGACACGCGGCCGCTCGTCCCCGCGCAGCACGGCGCGACGATCGAACTGACGATCGACCGCCGCATCCAGCAGCTCGCCTTCAGCCAGCTCAAGGCGGCCGTGATCGAGAACAACGCGGTGGCCGGCAGCGTCGTCGTGCTCGACGCGCAGAACGGCGAGATCCTCGCGCTCGCGAACTATCCGACCTTCGACCCGAACGACCGCGCCCGCCTCACCGGCCAGCAATTGCGCAACCGCGCCGTGATCGACACGTTCGAACCGGGCTCGACGATCAAGCCGCTCGTCGTCGCGCTGTCGATCGACGAGCGCAAGGTCACGCCGAACACGATCATCAACACGTCGCCGGGCACCTACAAGATCGGCCCGGCGGTGATCCACGATACGTCCAACCACGGCTCGCTGACGGTATCGCAGGCGCTGCAGAAGTCGAGCAACGTCGCGCTCGCGAAACTGGCGCTGAACCTGCCCGCCGAAACGATCTGGAACAAATACCAGGAATACGGGATCGGCCGCGCGCCGGAACTGACGTTCCCGGGCGTCGCGTCGGGGCGGCTGCGCGGCTACAAGCGCTGGCGGCCGATCGAGCAGGCGACGATGGCGTACGGCTACGGACTGTCGATGTCGCTGCTGCAGATCGCGCAGACCTACACCGCGTATGCGGGCGACGGCACGCTGCACCCGGTGTCGCTGCTGAAGAACGGCACCGATCAGCAGACGATCGACGCGCACCGCGGCCACCGCGTGACGTCGCCGCAAACGGCCGCCGCGATCCGCTCGATGCTCGAGATGGCGGTCGGCGAAGGCGGCACGGGGCGCCGCGCGCGCGTCGACGGCTACCGGATCGGCGGCAAGACGGGTACCGCGCGCAAGCAGGTCGGCGCGAGCTATGCGAAGGGCAAGTACCGCGCGCTGTTCGCGGGGATGGCGCCGATGAGCAACCCGCGCCTGATCGTCGCGGTGATGATCGACGAGCCGCGCGGCAAGGGTTACTACGGCGGCACGGTGGCCGGCCCGGTGTTCGCGTCGGTCACGAGCGGCTCGCTGCAGTTGCTCGGCGTGCCGCCCGATGCACCGGTCGAACCGGAAAAGAATGCGCCGACGAAGGCCGCCGCGCCGCAAAAGACGGTCGCGGCGCCGCAAGCGGGGGCGCCGGCCACGGCGACCGTCGCGCAGAAACCGTCGGCCCAACTCAAGACGGCTGCGCAATCCAGTCGCCCCGCGCCCGCGAAGATGGCCGCAGCGGGCTGA
- a CDS encoding DUF3564 family protein has protein sequence MRLTIRINGSESATRHSFAVLWVDTDEGLWSREAHQGIDLPTWGKVRDVEGAMALCAADSGNAVCQLKGLSFDAMRREQGPAVLAGEHPDGAWRLQAVDTCTTPPEYREFISVAR, from the coding sequence ATGCGCCTCACCATTCGGATTAATGGCAGCGAATCGGCAACCCGGCATTCGTTCGCGGTCTTGTGGGTCGATACCGACGAAGGGCTGTGGTCGCGCGAGGCACATCAGGGCATCGACCTTCCGACCTGGGGCAAGGTCCGCGACGTCGAAGGCGCGATGGCGCTGTGCGCGGCCGACAGCGGCAATGCCGTCTGTCAGTTAAAGGGGCTGTCGTTCGACGCGATGCGGCGCGAACAGGGCCCCGCGGTGCTCGCCGGCGAGCACCCCGACGGCGCGTGGCGCCTGCAGGCGGTCGATACCTGCACGACCCCGCCCGAATACCGGGAATTTATTTCCGTTGCACGATAG
- a CDS encoding SDR family oxidoreductase, which produces MLIWKTALSLNWRTSLVSPASAPVAAANVGRLVLTGATGFIGSTVLTALVNAGLLERIVCVVRAQDRGHAVARLREAALRAGLAPYWASRLTDANVIVGALGDVWHGADAPRLTGATHVIHCAGHASPADGAHLQADIADAVHFAERFARAPRLQRFVYVGTAYAHAGRGGIVQEEAERDAENDVAPQADEGLPGAVLAADYLHAKARTEQRLRALGLPLVVVRPSHVVGHTVLGTRPAPNSFWMFRLAHAARRFTARPMTRIDIVSVDDVARATMLLAVKPTLAHDVYHVSAGDEAPQVAQIVRAMDEAAGMTGAPRYAACAPAELPLVVRDVLGRPDPALERVIGRALQRCGEFATVDRVFDNRRVRDEIDFEPLPFIDYVEECMRTSRGVAVTELMRGAIH; this is translated from the coding sequence GTGCTGATCTGGAAAACCGCGTTGTCGCTCAACTGGCGGACGAGCCTCGTGTCGCCGGCCAGCGCACCGGTCGCGGCGGCGAACGTGGGCCGGCTGGTGCTGACCGGCGCAACCGGCTTCATCGGCAGTACCGTGCTGACGGCGCTCGTCAATGCGGGGCTGCTCGAACGCATCGTCTGCGTCGTGCGCGCGCAGGACCGCGGCCATGCGGTCGCGCGGCTGCGGGAAGCGGCGTTGCGCGCGGGGCTCGCGCCGTACTGGGCGTCGCGCCTGACCGATGCGAACGTGATCGTCGGCGCGCTCGGCGACGTGTGGCACGGCGCCGATGCGCCGCGCCTGACCGGCGCGACGCACGTGATTCACTGCGCGGGCCATGCGTCGCCGGCCGACGGCGCGCATCTGCAGGCCGACATCGCCGACGCGGTGCACTTCGCCGAACGCTTTGCCCGCGCGCCGCGCCTGCAGCGCTTCGTGTACGTCGGCACGGCCTACGCGCATGCGGGCCGTGGCGGGATCGTGCAGGAAGAGGCGGAGCGCGACGCGGAGAACGACGTCGCGCCGCAGGCCGACGAAGGCCTGCCCGGCGCGGTGCTGGCGGCCGACTACCTGCATGCGAAGGCCCGGACGGAGCAGCGTCTGCGCGCGCTCGGGCTGCCGCTCGTCGTCGTGCGGCCGTCGCACGTGGTCGGCCATACGGTGCTCGGGACGCGTCCCGCGCCGAATTCGTTCTGGATGTTCCGGCTCGCGCATGCGGCGCGCCGCTTCACCGCGCGACCGATGACGCGCATCGACATCGTGTCGGTGGACGACGTGGCGCGCGCGACGATGCTGCTGGCCGTCAAGCCGACGCTCGCGCACGACGTCTATCACGTGTCGGCCGGCGACGAGGCGCCGCAGGTCGCGCAGATCGTGCGCGCGATGGACGAGGCGGCGGGAATGACCGGGGCGCCGCGCTACGCGGCGTGCGCGCCGGCGGAACTGCCGCTCGTCGTGCGTGATGTGCTGGGGCGCCCCGATCCGGCACTCGAGCGCGTGATCGGCCGGGCACTGCAGCGCTGCGGGGAATTCGCGACGGTCGATCGCGTGTTCGACAATCGCCGCGTGCGCGACGAAATCGACTTCGAGCCGTTGCCGTTCATCGATTACGTCGAGGAGTGCATGCGCACGTCGCGCGGCGTGGCCGTGACCGAGCTGATGCGCGGCGCGATCCACTGA
- the hpaR gene encoding homoprotocatechuate degradation operon regulator HpaR: protein MNRTLDHRNLAMLLLEARETLMGLFRPILKEFSLTEQQWRIIRVLDGEPTEALEAGQIAKRCCILSPSLTGVLERMERDGLITRTRAQEDQRRLLVSLTPQSRKLVTEIGPRIDEQYRQLESRFGQDGLEDIYRALDRLIELGSQA from the coding sequence ATGAACCGTACGCTCGACCATCGCAACCTGGCCATGCTGCTGCTCGAGGCCCGCGAAACGCTGATGGGTCTGTTTCGCCCCATTCTCAAGGAATTTTCGCTGACCGAACAGCAATGGCGGATCATCCGCGTGCTCGACGGCGAACCGACGGAGGCGCTCGAAGCCGGACAGATCGCGAAACGCTGCTGCATCCTGAGCCCGAGCCTGACTGGCGTGCTGGAGCGGATGGAGCGCGACGGCCTGATCACGCGCACGCGCGCGCAGGAGGATCAGCGCCGGCTGCTGGTCAGCCTGACGCCGCAAAGCAGGAAACTGGTGACGGAGATCGGGCCGCGCATCGACGAGCAATATCGTCAGCTCGAGTCGCGCTTCGGCCAGGACGGCCTGGAAGACATCTACCGCGCGCTCGACCGGCTCATCGAGCTCGGCAGCCAGGCGTAA
- a CDS encoding fumarylacetoacetate hydrolase family protein has translation MELSCTTAAAPPLPVAIGTVYGALLNERAALDALGDAVNAPPYGRPPQAPILYIKSANTHAADGAAVVVPAGVDALEIGASVAVVFARRATRVTAARALDYVHGFTLASDVSVPHPDYYRPAVRFKCRDGFCPLGPTIVPAAALADVDAIGLTVRIDGEVAASASTATLIRPVRALIADVTAFMSFDAGDVLLLGVAGGAPHARAGSTIEIAAAGIGTLRHTLIAEEAR, from the coding sequence ATGGAGCTGTCTTGCACGACCGCCGCGGCGCCGCCGTTGCCGGTCGCCATCGGTACCGTCTACGGCGCGCTGCTCAACGAGCGCGCGGCGCTCGACGCGCTCGGCGATGCGGTGAATGCACCGCCTTACGGCCGCCCGCCGCAGGCGCCGATCCTGTACATCAAATCCGCCAACACGCATGCAGCCGACGGCGCCGCCGTGGTCGTGCCGGCCGGTGTCGACGCGCTGGAGATCGGCGCGTCGGTGGCCGTCGTGTTCGCGCGGCGCGCGACGCGCGTGACGGCCGCGCGGGCGCTCGACTACGTGCACGGCTTCACGCTCGCGAGCGACGTGTCGGTGCCGCATCCCGATTACTACCGTCCGGCCGTGCGCTTCAAGTGCCGCGACGGCTTCTGCCCGCTCGGGCCCACGATCGTGCCGGCCGCCGCGCTCGCCGATGTCGACGCGATCGGCCTGACAGTGCGGATCGACGGCGAAGTGGCGGCATCCGCGTCGACCGCGACGCTGATTCGCCCGGTGCGCGCGCTGATCGCCGACGTGACGGCCTTCATGTCGTTCGACGCGGGCGACGTGCTGTTGCTCGGCGTCGCGGGCGGCGCACCGCATGCCCGTGCGGGCAGCACGATCGAGATCGCCGCGGCCGGCATCGGCACGTTGCGGCATACGCTGATCGCGGAGGAAGCGCGATGA